The nucleotide sequence AATGCCCTCGACAAAAATCAATCTGTTGGCAAAGAACATATCCGCTTTAGTTGCATCCAAAAATCTCTGAACATATTGCTTGGATACCATATCATTAGAGCTCTCTTCTTTATATATGGCACGTGGATAGCCAACATTGATCTGTCCCAACGCAGGTGAGGTTAAGCAAATTAAGTCATCCAGTTTTACCGCAGAGGCAATTTGGGTAGAATGTGAGGTCATGAATATCTGACGTACATGCCCATTCCAATTATTGTCCTGCAGAAACTTTAGGAACTTGTACTGCATGGCTGGATGCAAATGTGCTTCACATTCCTCTACAGCAAGGAATGAGAGTACCTTGGCATTGCGTTTCATGTAGGCAATGTTTCCGTCTGCCTGCATCTTTGCAAGCAAAAGCGACATATATATAAGATTGTTATACCCTAGCCCATTATATGTAGCAGGCACTTCTATACCAACAGCGTATCTGATAAACATTCTCAATACAGAGAACATCTCATTCTCTGTCACCGTTCCATCAAAATCTGGTTCGGCTCCATTAAATGTTGCGCCTGTATCAAGTGCGTACTTCAGAAATACGTTTTTCCCATCCTGTAACCTATTTTGTAAAGTTTGCATCAATGGCCTAGACTGTTGGACAAAATCATCTCTTAAGGCTTTTAATTGTTCCTTTATCTCATCCTCTGTCTTTGTGACATCATTCTTAACTGAGTAATCAATAAAGAAATTCAGTACATCCCTAAGGAGCGGATTATAACCTGCGTATAGGTCATGACTGACATCGCGAATAGCATCAAGGAACTGGAAGTCAATCTGCCCCAACGTCTCATTGATGTTGATACCAGCAGCCTGATTACCTCCCGAGCGACTACTTTTATAGAGTCTGATGTAGTCTTGCTCTATAATCTTCCATATTTCTTTGGCTGTAATTGCGTTAGCAACATCTGCCTTATAGTTTTGCTCTTGGCTATCATCCAGTTTAAACTCGTATCTTAATTCAGCCTCTTCGCTTAATGCTGGGTCTGTCATCATATTGGCAAACAGCGCCATATCTGCAGAATATAAGTTTTCATCTGCACTTCTACGTAAGACAAGAGTTATTTTGATCCGTGGTGACTGCCGTTGAAGCTCTGCCACATCTGTCTCATAAAATAAGTCACTGGTACCTATTCTATGACCATTACTATAGCCAAGCACTAACCCCATTGCACGGAGCAGGTTACTTTTACCGGTGTTATTATGACCTATTATAACATTCACTCCTTCATGAAAAGGTATTAAAGCTTCCTTAAAGCTTCGGAAGTTTAATATATTAATCTCCTTGATATACATACTATATTTCGTCTATACTATCATCTAAAAATAGGTGTTCTGGTTTCAATACTATGCGATGTACCGCCTATGCTACTACTCATATAAAAAGATGTTTAACATGGCTACCTTCTGTCTCAGAGATAGTAGAACTTTGATATTCTAATGTAATGTGGGCAGACTTCAATAAGTCGTTTTCACCCTTTATTGCAAAAAAACTATTGTAGTTTTACTTCGTCGTATTCACTTCCTACGTAATCAAAGAAGGACGAGAG is from Prevotella melaninogenica and encodes:
- a CDS encoding AAA family ATPase, which translates into the protein MYIKEINILNFRSFKEALIPFHEGVNVIIGHNNTGKSNLLRAMGLVLGYSNGHRIGTSDLFYETDVAELQRQSPRIKITLVLRRSADENLYSADMALFANMMTDPALSEEAELRYEFKLDDSQEQNYKADVANAITAKEIWKIIEQDYIRLYKSSRSGGNQAAGININETLGQIDFQFLDAIRDVSHDLYAGYNPLLRDVLNFFIDYSVKNDVTKTEDEIKEQLKALRDDFVQQSRPLMQTLQNRLQDGKNVFLKYALDTGATFNGAEPDFDGTVTENEMFSVLRMFIRYAVGIEVPATYNGLGYNNLIYMSLLLAKMQADGNIAYMKRNAKVLSFLAVEECEAHLHPAMQYKFLKFLQDNNWNGHVRQIFMTSHSTQIASAVKLDDLICLTSPALGQINVGYPRAIYKEESSNDMVSKQYVQRFLDATKADMFFANRLIFVEGIAEELLLPVFARYLNKNLTDEHVLVVNMGGRYFNHFLKLFDTKNPYTINKKIVCLTDIDPCRKKKGDDRNYEVCYPYEYNIDTDNYDYKHHADTEVDQYVVHPNIRFYRQDVTYGKTLEYDLMRENPNCELLLTDSVSNRDEIKAMMTELDVNKMMDKMRNSEANTRIKSSIDQSGWEDEEKRKALLASRYLNSVSKGSNALELNVTLMDNLEKPEAERKEFHVPQYIIDALKWLLS